Genomic DNA from Terriglobus sp. RCC_193:
GACTTGGGACCGCCGCCGAAGCCGTGGCGGCGAACAACGCCAGCAAAACCACGACCCTTTGACTTACCGATGATGTCCACAAAGCGCTCGCCGTCGAACAGGTCAACCAGAATACGGTCGCCAGCCTTCACAGCGCCTTCGCCTTCGTTGTCACCCGTGGTGGACTCAATGCCCACCTCGCGGATCTCACGCACCGGCGGAGCATCGCTCTTCGCCAGGTGACCAGCCATACCCTTGGTCAGCTTGGAGGCCTTCACGAACTCCACCAGACCAATCTGGGCGGCGTCGTAGCCGTCTGTCTTCTGCGTCTTCACCTGGGTGACAACGCAGGGGCCAACCTTGATTACGGTGACCGGGTGCACTACGCCGGCGTCGTCAAACACCTGCGTCATACCAATCTTCTTGCCGAGCAAACCTGTTACTGCCATGTGATTCTCTCCTCATCATGCCCGCGCACGCAGCGGGGCACTGCCGGTTTATTGAAATTTGGTGTTACCTGGTTACGGTCTTGATTTCCACGTCCACGCCAGCGGGCAGGTCGAGCTTCATCAGCGCGTCCACCGTCTGCTGCGTCGGTTCCAGGATGTCGATCAGCCGCTTATGCGTACGGATTTCGAACGCCTCACGCGACTTCTTGTCGACGTGCGGGGAACGGAGCACGCAGTACTTGTTCTTCATCGTGGGAAGGGGAATCGGACCCGCAAC
This window encodes:
- the rplC gene encoding 50S ribosomal protein L3, yielding MAVTGLLGKKIGMTQVFDDAGVVHPVTVIKVGPCVVTQVKTQKTDGYDAAQIGLVEFVKASKLTKGMAGHLAKSDAPPVREIREVGIESTTGDNEGEGAVKAGDRILVDLFDGERFVDIIGKSKGRGFAGVVRRHGFGGGPKSHGHMFQIQGSIGASSFPSRVFPGQRMPGHHGDAQITVRNLRIRGIDLEDNLLLVEGAVPGPRDGVILISKSKNPPRERRGFAGSGTVDPLKASKKASGKKK
- the rpsJ gene encoding 30S ribosomal protein S10 is translated as MAAQQRIRIRLKAYDYRVLDTSTGEIVETAKRTGAQVAGPIPLPTMKNKYCVLRSPHVDKKSREAFEIRTHKRLIDILEPTQQTVDALMKLDLPAGVDVEIKTVTR